The Deltaproteobacteria bacterium genome includes a region encoding these proteins:
- a CDS encoding thiamine pyrophosphate-binding protein — protein sequence MAVVRGEELIGEAFKREGVDTIFFMMGGPTSGAAGSCLKLGMQGIYVRHEQAAAMMAHAYARVTGKPGICITPSGPGTANAVTGLANAWADAAPIIAIGGSAPMRATTLDSFQEMDQVAMMKPVVKAAYRVDIASRIPEYISLAFREAMDGKKGPVYLDLPGDILSTKVEDDKLYWPTNYRVDSRPAGDPALIRKAVELLAKAQRPLLVTGSGVLWAGASAEMRQFVEATGIPFFTTPQGRGAVPEDHPRAFPAARSQAFREADVVLVVGARANSMLSFLRSPRFSPDAKFINVNLDGKEIGHNRDVAVGIIGDAKLVFQQLTAEAAGKIDGKQETAWVAQLAAKQRTNEERNSPLLNSTNVPVHPLRLCKEVRDIITRDTILVVDGHEILNFGRQSIPIFEVGGSLNAGPHGCMGVGVPFGIGAKAARPDKPVVVLSGDGAFGWNGMEMDTAIRHKLNIVVVVSNNAGFTSRQTGRMTASNMGLDNVGRDLGYQRYDKMVEALGGYGEFVEKPEDIAPAIKRAMASGKPALVNVCTDPEAQATTDMGFGGY from the coding sequence ATGGCTGTCGTTCGTGGTGAAGAATTAATTGGCGAAGCGTTTAAAAGAGAAGGTGTCGATACTATTTTCTTTATGATGGGTGGCCCGACCAGTGGCGCGGCAGGTTCGTGTCTCAAACTTGGCATGCAAGGCATTTATGTCCGCCATGAACAGGCCGCAGCGATGATGGCACATGCCTATGCACGTGTGACCGGCAAACCTGGGATTTGTATTACGCCTTCTGGTCCAGGGACCGCCAATGCCGTGACTGGCTTAGCCAATGCGTGGGCGGATGCCGCACCGATTATTGCCATCGGTGGTTCAGCGCCGATGCGAGCGACGACGCTCGATTCCTTCCAAGAGATGGATCAAGTCGCAATGATGAAACCAGTGGTGAAGGCAGCTTATCGTGTCGATATCGCCTCGCGCATTCCTGAGTACATCAGCCTTGCCTTTCGTGAAGCGATGGATGGCAAGAAAGGTCCAGTCTATCTCGATCTGCCTGGTGACATTTTGTCCACCAAGGTTGAAGATGACAAACTTTACTGGCCGACTAATTATCGCGTCGATAGTCGTCCTGCAGGTGATCCAGCGCTGATTCGCAAGGCAGTTGAACTACTCGCCAAAGCCCAACGCCCATTGCTTGTCACTGGCAGTGGCGTGTTGTGGGCTGGTGCATCAGCAGAGATGCGCCAGTTCGTCGAAGCAACCGGGATTCCGTTCTTCACGACCCCACAAGGCCGAGGCGCCGTTCCGGAAGATCATCCACGGGCCTTCCCTGCCGCACGTTCGCAGGCATTTCGTGAAGCTGATGTTGTCCTGGTGGTCGGCGCGCGGGCAAACTCGATGTTATCATTCCTGCGCTCGCCACGTTTTTCGCCAGATGCCAAGTTCATCAACGTCAATCTAGATGGCAAAGAGATTGGCCATAATCGCGATGTCGCCGTCGGCATCATTGGTGACGCGAAACTGGTGTTTCAACAACTGACCGCCGAGGCAGCCGGAAAGATCGATGGCAAGCAAGAAACGGCGTGGGTTGCCCAACTTGCGGCGAAACAGCGCACCAATGAGGAGCGTAATTCTCCACTCCTGAACTCGACCAACGTTCCGGTTCATCCGTTGCGCTTGTGCAAAGAAGTGCGTGACATCATTACCCGCGACACGATTCTCGTCGTTGATGGTCACGAGATTCTCAATTTTGGCCGCCAATCGATTCCTATCTTTGAAGTCGGTGGCAGCCTCAATGCTGGTCCGCATGGCTGCATGGGAGTTGGGGTACCGTTCGGTATCGGTGCAAAAGCTGCACGCCCAGACAAACCTGTTGTCGTCCTCAGCGGCGATGGCGCGTTTGGCTGGAACGGTATGGAGATGGATACCGCCATTCGTCACAAGTTGAACATCGTCGTTGTCGTTTCCAATAATGCTGGATTCACCTCACGTCAGACTGGTCGCATGACCGCCAGCAACATGGGGCTTGATAACGTTGGTCGCGATCTCGGCTATCAACGCTACGACAAGATGGTCGAAGCTTTAGGTGGCTACGGCGAGTTTGTCGAGAAACCCGAGGATATTGCCCCAGCGATCAAACGTGCGATGGCAAGTGGCAAACCCGCGCTCGTCAACGTCTGCACTGACCCTGAAGCGCAAGCGACGACGGATATGGGATTTGGTGGATATTAG